The following are encoded in a window of Manihot esculenta cultivar AM560-2 chromosome 8, M.esculenta_v8, whole genome shotgun sequence genomic DNA:
- the LOC110620429 gene encoding probable protein kinase At2g41970 isoform X2: MLCCGGAEEEHDGPPANQYPAPPKGGNPYAGGERGEPRTANTAKTGTPQKILPIEIPSMSLDDLNRITDDFGTKALIGEGSYGRVFYAKLDDGVEAAIKKLDTSTSQEPDSDFAAQLSVVSRLKHDHFVEMMGYCLEQNNRILVYQFATMGSLHDVLHGRKGVQGAEPGPALNWNQRVKIAFGAAKGLEYLHEKVQPPIVHRDVRSSNVLLFDDFMSKMADFNLSTGSSDSAARLHSTRVLGTFGYHAPEYAMTGQITQKSDVYSFGVVLLELLTGRKPVDHTMPKGQQSLVTWATPRLSEDKVKQCVDPKLNNEYPPKAIAKLAAVAALCVQYEADFRPNMTIVVKALQPLLNSKPAGP; this comes from the exons ATGTTGTGTTGTGGAGGTGCAGAGGAGGAACACGACGGCCCGCCTGCTAATCAATATCCAGCCCCACCAAAAGGAGGGAACCCTTATGCTG GCGGCGAGAGAGGAGAGCCAAGGACTGCTAATACGGCGAAAACTGGAACTCCACAAAAGATCTTACCAATTGAAATTCCATCTATGTCATTGGATGACTTAAACAGAATAACAGATGACTTTGGTACAAAGGCTTTGATTGGAGAAGGTTCTTATGGTCGAGTTTTCTATGCAAAGTTAGATGATGGTGTAGAAGCTGCAATAAAGAAGCTAGATACCAGTACTTCACAGGAACCGGATTCTGATTTTGCAGCTCAG TTATCAGTAGTTTCCAGGCTTAAGCATGATCACTTTGTGGAGATGATGGGATATTGTTTGGAGCAAAACAATCGAATCTTGGTTTATCAGTTTGCGACGATGGGTTCTTTACACGACGTATTACACG GGAGGAAAGGTGTACAAGGGGCTGAACCAGGTCCTGCACTTAACTGGAATCAAAGAGTTAAAATTGCCTTTGGTGCAGCCAAAGGCCTTGAGTATTTGCACGAAAAAGTTCAGCCTCCTATAGTTCATCGCGATGTCAGATCAAGCAATGTCCTTCTTTTTGACGATTTCATGTCAAAAATGGCCGATTTCAACTTGTCGACTGGCTCTTCTGATAGTGCAGCTCGGCTTCATTCGACTAGGGTCTTGGGAACATTTGGCTACCATGCTCCAGA GTATGCTATGACAGGACAGATAACTCAGAAAAGTGATGTATACAGTTTTGGAGTTGTTCTTTTAGAGCTTTTGACAGGACGAAAGCCAGTAGATCATACAATGCCTAAGGGACAACAAAGTCTTGTCACATGG GCAACTCCAAGATTGAGTGAGGATAAAGTGAAGCAATGTGTGGATCCCAAACTAAATAACGAATACCCACCAAAGGCAATTGCTAAG TTGGCAGCAGTTGCAGCACTTTGTGTTCAGTATGAGGCAGATTTCAGGCCAAACATGACAATTGTTGTGAAGGCTCTGCAGCCACTTCTCAATTCAAAACCAGCAGGGCCGTAG
- the LOC110620429 gene encoding probable protein kinase At2g41970 isoform X1, with protein MLCCGGAEEEHDGPPANQYPAPPKGGNPYAGGGERGEPRTANTAKTGTPQKILPIEIPSMSLDDLNRITDDFGTKALIGEGSYGRVFYAKLDDGVEAAIKKLDTSTSQEPDSDFAAQLSVVSRLKHDHFVEMMGYCLEQNNRILVYQFATMGSLHDVLHGRKGVQGAEPGPALNWNQRVKIAFGAAKGLEYLHEKVQPPIVHRDVRSSNVLLFDDFMSKMADFNLSTGSSDSAARLHSTRVLGTFGYHAPEYAMTGQITQKSDVYSFGVVLLELLTGRKPVDHTMPKGQQSLVTWATPRLSEDKVKQCVDPKLNNEYPPKAIAKLAAVAALCVQYEADFRPNMTIVVKALQPLLNSKPAGP; from the exons ATGTTGTGTTGTGGAGGTGCAGAGGAGGAACACGACGGCCCGCCTGCTAATCAATATCCAGCCCCACCAAAAGGAGGGAACCCTTATGCTGGTG GCGGCGAGAGAGGAGAGCCAAGGACTGCTAATACGGCGAAAACTGGAACTCCACAAAAGATCTTACCAATTGAAATTCCATCTATGTCATTGGATGACTTAAACAGAATAACAGATGACTTTGGTACAAAGGCTTTGATTGGAGAAGGTTCTTATGGTCGAGTTTTCTATGCAAAGTTAGATGATGGTGTAGAAGCTGCAATAAAGAAGCTAGATACCAGTACTTCACAGGAACCGGATTCTGATTTTGCAGCTCAG TTATCAGTAGTTTCCAGGCTTAAGCATGATCACTTTGTGGAGATGATGGGATATTGTTTGGAGCAAAACAATCGAATCTTGGTTTATCAGTTTGCGACGATGGGTTCTTTACACGACGTATTACACG GGAGGAAAGGTGTACAAGGGGCTGAACCAGGTCCTGCACTTAACTGGAATCAAAGAGTTAAAATTGCCTTTGGTGCAGCCAAAGGCCTTGAGTATTTGCACGAAAAAGTTCAGCCTCCTATAGTTCATCGCGATGTCAGATCAAGCAATGTCCTTCTTTTTGACGATTTCATGTCAAAAATGGCCGATTTCAACTTGTCGACTGGCTCTTCTGATAGTGCAGCTCGGCTTCATTCGACTAGGGTCTTGGGAACATTTGGCTACCATGCTCCAGA GTATGCTATGACAGGACAGATAACTCAGAAAAGTGATGTATACAGTTTTGGAGTTGTTCTTTTAGAGCTTTTGACAGGACGAAAGCCAGTAGATCATACAATGCCTAAGGGACAACAAAGTCTTGTCACATGG GCAACTCCAAGATTGAGTGAGGATAAAGTGAAGCAATGTGTGGATCCCAAACTAAATAACGAATACCCACCAAAGGCAATTGCTAAG TTGGCAGCAGTTGCAGCACTTTGTGTTCAGTATGAGGCAGATTTCAGGCCAAACATGACAATTGTTGTGAAGGCTCTGCAGCCACTTCTCAATTCAAAACCAGCAGGGCCGTAG